One Thomasclavelia spiroformis DSM 1552 DNA window includes the following coding sequences:
- a CDS encoding AraC family transcriptional regulator, with amino-acid sequence MRERIVVRKHERINYSKNTFYTLLHTHHDKDNYIDYHCHNSIEITYVVKGLKVQCMEDEKIIAPTGTLLLVNSGVIHDIDVKNGLEGIVLLIDRDYIDSICPKCKDHGFSLKTNLDASKEIIDYLFKLVTAHEKNNLLDAHIIVLKIIKILAEKLIVDGFYIKEKHDDESYELVISIIKYINQHYQQKITLDKLALITNYNKSYLSNIFKKKTGITIFEYLRNVRLEHCLSDLKYKNNTIVEIALNNGFANIQIFNRIFKEIYKITPKQYRKKQYIKINED; translated from the coding sequence ATGAGAGAACGTATAGTTGTGCGTAAGCATGAAAGAATTAATTATTCAAAAAATACATTTTATACTTTACTTCACACCCATCACGATAAAGACAATTATATCGATTATCATTGTCATAATAGCATCGAGATTACCTATGTTGTGAAAGGATTAAAAGTACAATGTATGGAAGATGAAAAAATTATTGCTCCAACTGGGACACTTTTATTAGTCAATTCAGGAGTAATTCACGATATAGATGTTAAAAATGGATTAGAAGGAATTGTTTTATTGATTGATCGAGATTATATAGATAGTATTTGTCCTAAATGTAAAGATCATGGTTTTAGTCTAAAAACAAATTTAGACGCTAGTAAAGAAATTATTGATTATTTATTTAAATTAGTTACTGCTCATGAAAAAAACAACTTATTGGATGCACATATTATTGTTTTAAAAATTATTAAAATCTTAGCTGAGAAATTAATTGTTGATGGATTTTATATTAAAGAAAAACATGATGATGAAAGTTATGAATTAGTTATTTCTATCATAAAATACATTAATCAACATTATCAGCAAAAAATAACATTAGATAAACTAGCACTTATTACTAATTATAATAAATCATACTTATCAAATATTTTCAAAAAGAAAACCGGTATTACAATTTTTGAATATTTACGTAATGTTCGTTTAGAACATTGCTTATCAGATTTAAAATATAAAAATAATACCATTGTTGAAATTGCACTAAATAACGGATTTGCAAATATTCAAATATTTAATCGTATTTTTAAAGAAATATATAAAATTACCCCAAAACAATATCGAAAAAAACAATATATAAAGATTAATGAAGATTAA